The following coding sequences are from one Triticum dicoccoides isolate Atlit2015 ecotype Zavitan chromosome 4A, WEW_v2.0, whole genome shotgun sequence window:
- the LOC119287437 gene encoding uncharacterized protein LOC119287437, translating to MARHGGGGGSGSCTSKASLARYIPRALRGRKKQQPYLMGGRRRAPDGYAASVELSASAGSTWPADSVVRVVLWSGIVEVYAGVVLACAVVGNHPPGLCLAHPDVFRNPHGATVRPLEPLFPGQKVLLLPETTVRRLQRDIPEGSVGANPDHDDREDEDAAASSTDDADTDADMSSSSWSGEEREATPEGCCARDYFVNRELWAEWQFKRMVDRGLAVKKEGAAGLAKKDKKRRRKTKQTDGTPDAAAGTGCRNSGRISQAQKWTRPWEPSLPSVDEDEEDATPPSTPSSEAAARTDHETA from the coding sequence ATGGCTcgtcatggcggcggcggcggtagcggCAGCTGCACGTCGAAGGCGTCTCTGGCCAGGTACATCCCGCGGGCCCTGCGGGGCCGGAAGAAGCAGCAGCCGTACCTCATGGGGGGCCGGCGGCGGGCGCCCGACGGCTACGCGGCGTCGGTGGAGCTCAGCGCGAGCGCCGGCTCCACGTGGCCCGCCGACTCGGTGGTGCGGGTGGTGCTCTGGAGCGGCATCGTGGAGGTGTACGCGGGCGTGGTGCTCGCCTGCGCCGTCGTCGGCAACCACCCGCCGGGCCTCTGCCTCGCGCACCCGGACGTCTTCCGCAACCCGCACGGCGCCACCGTGCGGCCCCTCGAGCCGCTCTTCCCCGGCCAGAAGGTGCTGCTGCTGCCCGAGACCACCGTGCGCCGGCTCCAGCGCGACATCCCCGAGGGCTCCGTCGGGGCCAACCCCGACCACGACGACCGCGAGGACGAGGACGCGGCGGCGTCGTCCACGGACGACGCGGACACGGACGCTGACATGTCCTCGTCGTCGTGGTcgggggaggagcgggaggcgacgCCGGAGGGGTGCTGCGCGAGGGACTACTTCGTGAACCGGGAACTCTGGGCCGAGTGGCAGTTCAAGAGGATGGTGGACCGCGGGCTCGCCGTCAAAAAGGAGGGCGCCGCCGGGCTggcgaagaaggacaagaagaggcGGAGGAAGACGAAGCAGACGGACGGCACGCCGGACGCGGCGGCGGGCACGGGGTGCCGTAACTCCGGCAGGATAAGCCAGGCGCAGAAGTGGACGAGGCCGTGGGAGCCGAGCCTGCCGTCCgtggacgaggacgaggaggacgcGACGCCGCCGTCGACCCC